The Vidua chalybeata isolate OUT-0048 chromosome 6, bVidCha1 merged haplotype, whole genome shotgun sequence genome has a segment encoding these proteins:
- the CTTN gene encoding src substrate cortactin isoform X2 has protein sequence MWKATAGHTVSVSQDDGADDWETDPDFVNDVSEKEQRWGAKTVNGSGHQEHINIHQLRENVFQEHQNLKERELQTGPKASHGYGGKFGVEQDRMDKSAVGHEYQSKLSKHCSQVDSVKGFGGKFGVQTDRVDQSAVGFEYQGKTEKHPSQKDYSSGFGGKYGVQADRVDKSAVGFDYQGKTEKHDSQKDYSKGFGGKYGVDKDKVDKSAVGFEYQGKTEKHESQKDYVKGFGGKFGVQTDRQDKCALGWDHQEKVQLHESQKDYSKGFGGKYGVQKDRMDKNAATFEDIEKPSSTYQKTKPVEAVANKTSSIRANFENLAKEKEQEDRRKAEAERAQRMAREKQEQEEARRKLEEQAKAKKQTPPPSPVTQVAEQKAPSSPVYEDAVSYEAGSAYKSSSPSYPSAQEPEAGYKAAQPDYQEAVSQREAEYEPETVYEVAGAVDHYQAEENAYDEYENELGITAIALYDYQAAGDDEISFDPDDIITNIEMIDDGWWRGVCKGRYGLFPANYVELRQ, from the exons ATGTGGAAGGCTACTGCGGGCCACACCGTGTCTGTCAGCCAGGATGATGGAGCTGATGACTGGGAGACAGATCCAGACTTTGTG AATGATGTGAGTGAGAAAGAACAGCGCTGGGGAGCTAAAACCGTGAATGGGTCCGGCCACCAAGAGCACATCAA TATTCATCAGCTGAGGGAGAATGTATTCCAAGAACACCAGAACCTCAAAGAGAGGGAGCTGCAAACGGGACCAAAAGCTTCCCATGGCTACGGAGGGAAGTTTGGCGTGGAACAAGATCGCATGGATAAA TCAGCTGTTGGACATGAATACCAATCCAAACTTTCTAAGCATTGCTCCCAAGTGGATTCGGTGAAAGGGTTTGGTGGCAAGTTTGGAGTACAAACCGACAGAGTTGACCAG tCAGCTGTTGGGTTTGAATATCAGGGCAAAACTGAGAAGCATCCCTCCCAAAAAG ACTACTCAAGTGGTTTTGGTGGAAAATACGGAGTACAGGCTGACAGAGTGGACAAGAGTGCAGTGGGGTTTGATTACCAGGGGAAAACTGAGAAACACGACTCCCAGAAGG ATTATTCCAAGGGCTTTGGTGGTAAATACGGCGTCGACAAGGACAAAGTGGATAAAAGTGCTGTTGGCTTTGAATATCaaggcaaaacagaaaaacatgaatcacagaaag ATTATGTAAAGGGCTTTGGAGGCAAGTTTGGcgtgcagacagacagacaagaCAAATGTGCCCTTGGCTGGGACCACCAGGAGAAGGTGCAGCTGCACGAGTCCCAGAAAG ATTATTCCAAAGGATTTGGAGGCAAGTACGGTGTCCAGAAAGATCGGATGGACAAG AATGCAGCAACTTTTGAAGATATTGAGAAACCATCATCAACTTATCAGAAGACCAAGCCAGTAGAAGCTG TTGCCAATAAAACAAGCAGCATCCGAGCTAACTTTGAGAACCTGGCCaaggagaaagagcaggaagaCCGAAGGAAGGCAGAAGCTGAGAGAGCCCAAAGAATGGCCAGGGagaagcaggaacaggaggaggcTCGGAGGAAACTGGAG GAGCAAGCTAAAGCCAAGAAGCAGACCCCACCACCCTCTCCTGTCACGCAGGTGGCAGAGCAGAAGGCGCCCTCCAGCCCAGTCTATGAG GATGCAGTTTCCTATGAAGCAGGGTCAGCCTACAAGAGCTCCAGCCCATCCTACCCTTCTGCCCAGGAGCCAGAGGCTGGCTACAAAGCGGCACAGCCGGACTACCAGGAAGCAGTGAGCCAGCGGGAGGCAGAGTACGAGCCAGAGACTGTCTATGAGGTGGCAGGAGCAGTAGACCACTACCAAGCAG aagaaaatgcgTATGATGAGTATGAAAACGAACTTGGGATCACAGCCATAGCCCTTTATGATTACCAAGCTG CGGGTGATGACGAGATCTCCTTCGACCCCGACGACATCATCACCAACATTGAGATGATCGACGATGGCTGGTGGAGAGGGGTCTGCAAGGGCCGCTACGGCCTCTTCCCCGCCAACTACGTGGAGCTCAGGCAGTAG
- the CTTN gene encoding src substrate cortactin isoform X3: MWKATAGHTVSVSQDDGADDWETDPDFVNDVSEKEQRWGAKTVNGSGHQEHINIHQLRENVFQEHQNLKERELQTGPKASHGYGGKFGVEQDRMDKSAVGHEYQSKLSKHCSQVDSVKGFGGKFGVQTDRVDQSAVGFEYQGKTEKHPSQKDYSKGFGGKYGVDKDKVDKSAVGFEYQGKTEKHESQKDYVKGFGGKFGVQTDRQDKCALGWDHQEKVQLHESQKDYKSGFGGKFGVQTERQDPSAVGFDYKEKLAKHESQQDYSKGFGGKYGVQKDRMDKNAATFEDIEKPSSTYQKTKPVEAVANKTSSIRANFENLAKEKEQEDRRKAEAERAQRMAREKQEQEEARRKLEEQAKAKKQTPPPSPVTQVAEQKAPSSPVYEDAVSYEAGSAYKSSSPSYPSAQEPEAGYKAAQPDYQEAVSQREAEYEPETVYEVAGAVDHYQAEENAYDEYENELGITAIALYDYQAAGDDEISFDPDDIITNIEMIDDGWWRGVCKGRYGLFPANYVELRQ, encoded by the exons ATGTGGAAGGCTACTGCGGGCCACACCGTGTCTGTCAGCCAGGATGATGGAGCTGATGACTGGGAGACAGATCCAGACTTTGTG AATGATGTGAGTGAGAAAGAACAGCGCTGGGGAGCTAAAACCGTGAATGGGTCCGGCCACCAAGAGCACATCAA TATTCATCAGCTGAGGGAGAATGTATTCCAAGAACACCAGAACCTCAAAGAGAGGGAGCTGCAAACGGGACCAAAAGCTTCCCATGGCTACGGAGGGAAGTTTGGCGTGGAACAAGATCGCATGGATAAA TCAGCTGTTGGACATGAATACCAATCCAAACTTTCTAAGCATTGCTCCCAAGTGGATTCGGTGAAAGGGTTTGGTGGCAAGTTTGGAGTACAAACCGACAGAGTTGACCAG tCAGCTGTTGGGTTTGAATATCAGGGCAAAACTGAGAAGCATCCCTCCCAAAAAG ATTATTCCAAGGGCTTTGGTGGTAAATACGGCGTCGACAAGGACAAAGTGGATAAAAGTGCTGTTGGCTTTGAATATCaaggcaaaacagaaaaacatgaatcacagaaag ATTATGTAAAGGGCTTTGGAGGCAAGTTTGGcgtgcagacagacagacaagaCAAATGTGCCCTTGGCTGGGACCACCAGGAGAAGGTGCAGCTGCACGAGTCCCAGAAAG ACTATAAGAGTGGTTTCGGAGGGAAATTTGGTGTACAGACAGAAAGGCAGGACCCATCTGCTGTGGGGTTTGATTACAAGGAGAAACTAGCCAAGCATGAATCTCAACAAG ATTATTCCAAAGGATTTGGAGGCAAGTACGGTGTCCAGAAAGATCGGATGGACAAG AATGCAGCAACTTTTGAAGATATTGAGAAACCATCATCAACTTATCAGAAGACCAAGCCAGTAGAAGCTG TTGCCAATAAAACAAGCAGCATCCGAGCTAACTTTGAGAACCTGGCCaaggagaaagagcaggaagaCCGAAGGAAGGCAGAAGCTGAGAGAGCCCAAAGAATGGCCAGGGagaagcaggaacaggaggaggcTCGGAGGAAACTGGAG GAGCAAGCTAAAGCCAAGAAGCAGACCCCACCACCCTCTCCTGTCACGCAGGTGGCAGAGCAGAAGGCGCCCTCCAGCCCAGTCTATGAG GATGCAGTTTCCTATGAAGCAGGGTCAGCCTACAAGAGCTCCAGCCCATCCTACCCTTCTGCCCAGGAGCCAGAGGCTGGCTACAAAGCGGCACAGCCGGACTACCAGGAAGCAGTGAGCCAGCGGGAGGCAGAGTACGAGCCAGAGACTGTCTATGAGGTGGCAGGAGCAGTAGACCACTACCAAGCAG aagaaaatgcgTATGATGAGTATGAAAACGAACTTGGGATCACAGCCATAGCCCTTTATGATTACCAAGCTG CGGGTGATGACGAGATCTCCTTCGACCCCGACGACATCATCACCAACATTGAGATGATCGACGATGGCTGGTGGAGAGGGGTCTGCAAGGGCCGCTACGGCCTCTTCCCCGCCAACTACGTGGAGCTCAGGCAGTAG
- the CTTN gene encoding src substrate cortactin isoform X1 has product MWKATAGHTVSVSQDDGADDWETDPDFVNDVSEKEQRWGAKTVNGSGHQEHINIHQLRENVFQEHQNLKERELQTGPKASHGYGGKFGVEQDRMDKSAVGHEYQSKLSKHCSQVDSVKGFGGKFGVQTDRVDQSAVGFEYQGKTEKHPSQKDYSSGFGGKYGVQADRVDKSAVGFDYQGKTEKHDSQKDYSKGFGGKYGVDKDKVDKSAVGFEYQGKTEKHESQKDYVKGFGGKFGVQTDRQDKCALGWDHQEKVQLHESQKDYKSGFGGKFGVQTERQDPSAVGFDYKEKLAKHESQQDYSKGFGGKYGVQKDRMDKNAATFEDIEKPSSTYQKTKPVEAVANKTSSIRANFENLAKEKEQEDRRKAEAERAQRMAREKQEQEEARRKLEEQAKAKKQTPPPSPVTQVAEQKAPSSPVYEDAVSYEAGSAYKSSSPSYPSAQEPEAGYKAAQPDYQEAVSQREAEYEPETVYEVAGAVDHYQAEENAYDEYENELGITAIALYDYQAAGDDEISFDPDDIITNIEMIDDGWWRGVCKGRYGLFPANYVELRQ; this is encoded by the exons ATGTGGAAGGCTACTGCGGGCCACACCGTGTCTGTCAGCCAGGATGATGGAGCTGATGACTGGGAGACAGATCCAGACTTTGTG AATGATGTGAGTGAGAAAGAACAGCGCTGGGGAGCTAAAACCGTGAATGGGTCCGGCCACCAAGAGCACATCAA TATTCATCAGCTGAGGGAGAATGTATTCCAAGAACACCAGAACCTCAAAGAGAGGGAGCTGCAAACGGGACCAAAAGCTTCCCATGGCTACGGAGGGAAGTTTGGCGTGGAACAAGATCGCATGGATAAA TCAGCTGTTGGACATGAATACCAATCCAAACTTTCTAAGCATTGCTCCCAAGTGGATTCGGTGAAAGGGTTTGGTGGCAAGTTTGGAGTACAAACCGACAGAGTTGACCAG tCAGCTGTTGGGTTTGAATATCAGGGCAAAACTGAGAAGCATCCCTCCCAAAAAG ACTACTCAAGTGGTTTTGGTGGAAAATACGGAGTACAGGCTGACAGAGTGGACAAGAGTGCAGTGGGGTTTGATTACCAGGGGAAAACTGAGAAACACGACTCCCAGAAGG ATTATTCCAAGGGCTTTGGTGGTAAATACGGCGTCGACAAGGACAAAGTGGATAAAAGTGCTGTTGGCTTTGAATATCaaggcaaaacagaaaaacatgaatcacagaaag ATTATGTAAAGGGCTTTGGAGGCAAGTTTGGcgtgcagacagacagacaagaCAAATGTGCCCTTGGCTGGGACCACCAGGAGAAGGTGCAGCTGCACGAGTCCCAGAAAG ACTATAAGAGTGGTTTCGGAGGGAAATTTGGTGTACAGACAGAAAGGCAGGACCCATCTGCTGTGGGGTTTGATTACAAGGAGAAACTAGCCAAGCATGAATCTCAACAAG ATTATTCCAAAGGATTTGGAGGCAAGTACGGTGTCCAGAAAGATCGGATGGACAAG AATGCAGCAACTTTTGAAGATATTGAGAAACCATCATCAACTTATCAGAAGACCAAGCCAGTAGAAGCTG TTGCCAATAAAACAAGCAGCATCCGAGCTAACTTTGAGAACCTGGCCaaggagaaagagcaggaagaCCGAAGGAAGGCAGAAGCTGAGAGAGCCCAAAGAATGGCCAGGGagaagcaggaacaggaggaggcTCGGAGGAAACTGGAG GAGCAAGCTAAAGCCAAGAAGCAGACCCCACCACCCTCTCCTGTCACGCAGGTGGCAGAGCAGAAGGCGCCCTCCAGCCCAGTCTATGAG GATGCAGTTTCCTATGAAGCAGGGTCAGCCTACAAGAGCTCCAGCCCATCCTACCCTTCTGCCCAGGAGCCAGAGGCTGGCTACAAAGCGGCACAGCCGGACTACCAGGAAGCAGTGAGCCAGCGGGAGGCAGAGTACGAGCCAGAGACTGTCTATGAGGTGGCAGGAGCAGTAGACCACTACCAAGCAG aagaaaatgcgTATGATGAGTATGAAAACGAACTTGGGATCACAGCCATAGCCCTTTATGATTACCAAGCTG CGGGTGATGACGAGATCTCCTTCGACCCCGACGACATCATCACCAACATTGAGATGATCGACGATGGCTGGTGGAGAGGGGTCTGCAAGGGCCGCTACGGCCTCTTCCCCGCCAACTACGTGGAGCTCAGGCAGTAG
- the CTTN gene encoding src substrate cortactin isoform X4, with protein MWKATAGHTVSVSQDDGADDWETDPDFVNDVSEKEQRWGAKTVNGSGHQEHINIHQLRENVFQEHQNLKERELQTGPKASHGYGGKFGVEQDRMDKSAVGHEYQSKLSKHCSQVDSVKGFGGKFGVQTDRVDQSAVGFEYQGKTEKHPSQKDYSKGFGGKYGVDKDKVDKSAVGFEYQGKTEKHESQKDYVKGFGGKFGVQTDRQDKCALGWDHQEKVQLHESQKDYSKGFGGKYGVQKDRMDKNAATFEDIEKPSSTYQKTKPVEAVANKTSSIRANFENLAKEKEQEDRRKAEAERAQRMAREKQEQEEARRKLEEQAKAKKQTPPPSPVTQVAEQKAPSSPVYEDAVSYEAGSAYKSSSPSYPSAQEPEAGYKAAQPDYQEAVSQREAEYEPETVYEVAGAVDHYQAEENAYDEYENELGITAIALYDYQAAGDDEISFDPDDIITNIEMIDDGWWRGVCKGRYGLFPANYVELRQ; from the exons ATGTGGAAGGCTACTGCGGGCCACACCGTGTCTGTCAGCCAGGATGATGGAGCTGATGACTGGGAGACAGATCCAGACTTTGTG AATGATGTGAGTGAGAAAGAACAGCGCTGGGGAGCTAAAACCGTGAATGGGTCCGGCCACCAAGAGCACATCAA TATTCATCAGCTGAGGGAGAATGTATTCCAAGAACACCAGAACCTCAAAGAGAGGGAGCTGCAAACGGGACCAAAAGCTTCCCATGGCTACGGAGGGAAGTTTGGCGTGGAACAAGATCGCATGGATAAA TCAGCTGTTGGACATGAATACCAATCCAAACTTTCTAAGCATTGCTCCCAAGTGGATTCGGTGAAAGGGTTTGGTGGCAAGTTTGGAGTACAAACCGACAGAGTTGACCAG tCAGCTGTTGGGTTTGAATATCAGGGCAAAACTGAGAAGCATCCCTCCCAAAAAG ATTATTCCAAGGGCTTTGGTGGTAAATACGGCGTCGACAAGGACAAAGTGGATAAAAGTGCTGTTGGCTTTGAATATCaaggcaaaacagaaaaacatgaatcacagaaag ATTATGTAAAGGGCTTTGGAGGCAAGTTTGGcgtgcagacagacagacaagaCAAATGTGCCCTTGGCTGGGACCACCAGGAGAAGGTGCAGCTGCACGAGTCCCAGAAAG ATTATTCCAAAGGATTTGGAGGCAAGTACGGTGTCCAGAAAGATCGGATGGACAAG AATGCAGCAACTTTTGAAGATATTGAGAAACCATCATCAACTTATCAGAAGACCAAGCCAGTAGAAGCTG TTGCCAATAAAACAAGCAGCATCCGAGCTAACTTTGAGAACCTGGCCaaggagaaagagcaggaagaCCGAAGGAAGGCAGAAGCTGAGAGAGCCCAAAGAATGGCCAGGGagaagcaggaacaggaggaggcTCGGAGGAAACTGGAG GAGCAAGCTAAAGCCAAGAAGCAGACCCCACCACCCTCTCCTGTCACGCAGGTGGCAGAGCAGAAGGCGCCCTCCAGCCCAGTCTATGAG GATGCAGTTTCCTATGAAGCAGGGTCAGCCTACAAGAGCTCCAGCCCATCCTACCCTTCTGCCCAGGAGCCAGAGGCTGGCTACAAAGCGGCACAGCCGGACTACCAGGAAGCAGTGAGCCAGCGGGAGGCAGAGTACGAGCCAGAGACTGTCTATGAGGTGGCAGGAGCAGTAGACCACTACCAAGCAG aagaaaatgcgTATGATGAGTATGAAAACGAACTTGGGATCACAGCCATAGCCCTTTATGATTACCAAGCTG CGGGTGATGACGAGATCTCCTTCGACCCCGACGACATCATCACCAACATTGAGATGATCGACGATGGCTGGTGGAGAGGGGTCTGCAAGGGCCGCTACGGCCTCTTCCCCGCCAACTACGTGGAGCTCAGGCAGTAG